From a single Paenibacillus sp. FSL R5-0345 genomic region:
- the wsfD gene encoding glycan biosynthesis hexose transferase WsfD, whose protein sequence is MMDNTVKTPLRRSITLANFSVSPAFLAAFGVLLITVIALFTAPYVGMADNGDFFRSIYSNGLYFNLPDYDSQYFGYFVKQYGIFQYFNENGAMLFSSQSLFIKLAIGLNKLFFSSEVFDIRFQAAIYTILYVIAIYLLIEAITWKMSRKQGFIIAGIAIFIFGDTGYTAYFNSFYGESVVMITMIFMFASWLMLYQKRFNDYAMLALFVISTLILTTSKQQNAPVGMIIALLGCSLLWIRRDKIFRILTMASLALMLFAGVFTYLNISNEFVNINQFHAMTRGVLKESPDPEAALKALGMDEQYAILKNSIHYEKYVTIDVNSPLLEENFYSRYGFVSILKYYLTNPDQLNSILNVAAQSAFSIKPAAMGNYEQSVGKEFRAQSHFFTGYSQLKLTLAPRTFGFILLWMVLVIGLYMPSFVKAVKSRDFRGMQRLVLIVASIGIGLSGIFVSIIGAGDADISKHEFLFTLSFDLVTFLTLSSVIGRRVSKNSNQVKQVSKNIPSSPYTKPQKDVSV, encoded by the coding sequence ATGATGGACAACACGGTGAAAACACCTCTAAGGCGAAGCATAACACTTGCTAATTTTTCGGTTTCTCCTGCATTTCTTGCTGCATTTGGAGTGCTGCTTATTACCGTCATCGCGTTGTTCACAGCTCCGTATGTCGGAATGGCGGATAACGGTGACTTTTTCCGTAGCATTTATAGTAATGGACTCTATTTCAATCTGCCGGATTATGATAGTCAGTACTTTGGTTATTTTGTGAAGCAATACGGGATCTTTCAATATTTTAATGAGAATGGTGCAATGTTATTTTCCTCTCAGTCCTTATTTATCAAGCTGGCTATAGGACTTAACAAGTTGTTCTTCAGTAGTGAGGTATTCGACATCCGCTTTCAAGCGGCGATTTATACGATTCTATATGTAATCGCAATTTACTTATTAATAGAGGCTATTACATGGAAGATGTCCCGAAAACAGGGATTCATCATTGCAGGTATTGCTATTTTTATATTCGGAGATACCGGTTATACGGCTTATTTTAACTCCTTTTACGGCGAAAGCGTTGTGATGATCACGATGATCTTCATGTTCGCTTCATGGCTGATGTTATATCAAAAAAGATTCAATGACTACGCGATGCTGGCCTTATTCGTAATTAGTACGTTGATCCTGACTACTTCTAAGCAGCAGAATGCTCCAGTGGGTATGATCATTGCTCTACTGGGCTGTTCACTTCTTTGGATTCGCAGAGATAAGATCTTCCGCATCCTTACGATGGCGTCTCTTGCTCTGATGCTGTTCGCAGGTGTGTTCACGTATTTGAATATTTCAAACGAGTTCGTAAACATTAACCAATTCCATGCTATGACCCGAGGGGTGCTGAAGGAATCACCAGATCCAGAGGCTGCTTTAAAAGCGTTAGGGATGGATGAGCAATACGCCATTCTGAAGAACAGCATTCATTATGAGAAGTACGTGACCATAGACGTAAATTCACCACTTCTCGAAGAGAATTTCTACAGTCGGTATGGATTTGTATCCATTCTTAAATATTATTTAACGAATCCGGACCAGCTTAACTCGATTCTTAATGTGGCCGCTCAAAGTGCATTCTCAATCAAACCAGCAGCCATGGGGAACTACGAGCAATCCGTCGGAAAGGAATTTCGAGCACAGAGCCACTTTTTCACCGGATATAGTCAACTGAAATTAACGCTGGCCCCGCGAACCTTTGGATTTATTTTGCTGTGGATGGTGCTTGTTATCGGTCTCTATATGCCTTCCTTTGTAAAAGCGGTCAAGTCCCGTGATTTCAGAGGTATGCAGCGATTGGTATTGATAGTCGCTTCGATTGGCATTGGGCTTTCAGGTATTTTTGTATCGATTATCGGGGCAGGCGATGCCGATATTTCCAAGCATGAGTTCTTATTTACATTATCCTTTGATTTAGTCACTTTTCTGACCCTATCCAGTGTGATTGGGCGCAGAGTTTCTAAAAACAGCAATCAGGTTAAGCAGGTTAGCAAGAACATCCCTTCTAGCCCGTATACAAAGCCTCAAAAGGATGTGAGTGTGTGA
- a CDS encoding catalase, whose amino-acid sequence MSEHQKVNGNSKNEQLEQFRSKDEGHTLTTNQGLKVSEDEFSLKAGDRGPTLLEDFHFREKMTHFDHERIPERIVHARGFAAHGEFEVYKSLKEYTKAKFLQDPSVKTPVFVRFSTVAGSRGSAETVRDARGFSTKFYTEEGNYDLVGNNMPVFFIQDAIKFPDLVHALKPEPHNEMPQAASAHDTFWDFIANNQESAHMAMWLMSDRAIPRSFRMMEGFGVHTFRLINEQGKAHFVKFHWKPVLGVHSLVWDEAQKISGVDPDFHRRDLWESIEAGNFPEYELGIQLLSEEDEFKFDFDVLDPTKLWPEEDVPVQIVGKMTLNRNVDNVFAETEQVAFHPGHVVPGIDFTNDPLLQGRLFSYTDTQLIRLGGPNFHELPINRPVCPFHNNQRDGYGRQTINQGSVSYHNNSLANNTPAPATEAEGGYVHYQEKVEGRKVRSRSKSFEDHFSQAKLFWNSMSAPEKTHIIEAYSFELGKVKSKSVRQQVVDMLANVTLELAVPVAEAIGATPPITGGSEVAQISPALSQANTKKHPNTRKIGVIIGGRFDEDLVMPVLDTLMRAGIQPEIISDKLGFIKGSKGTELEVIHTLSTTDSVLFDAIYAAGGNSEHKKFHKDTAQFLNQAYSHFKPIAVTTENAKLLETAQHRSSPGVIIGDGGEVFAASLVAAITAHRFWERMNE is encoded by the coding sequence ATGAGTGAACATCAAAAAGTGAACGGAAACAGCAAGAATGAGCAACTGGAACAGTTTCGCAGTAAGGATGAAGGTCACACCTTAACAACGAACCAGGGTTTAAAAGTATCAGAGGACGAGTTCTCCTTAAAGGCGGGTGATCGGGGCCCAACCTTACTGGAAGACTTTCATTTCCGGGAAAAAATGACGCATTTCGATCATGAGCGAATCCCTGAGAGAATTGTGCATGCACGTGGATTTGCTGCTCATGGTGAGTTTGAAGTATATAAATCACTGAAAGAATATACGAAGGCGAAATTCCTTCAAGATCCTTCCGTGAAGACACCGGTGTTTGTCCGATTCTCGACGGTAGCGGGATCACGGGGATCAGCTGAGACAGTGCGGGATGCCCGCGGATTCTCTACCAAATTCTATACTGAGGAAGGGAATTACGATTTAGTAGGAAATAATATGCCCGTCTTTTTTATCCAGGATGCAATCAAATTCCCAGATTTAGTACATGCGCTTAAGCCTGAGCCGCACAATGAAATGCCTCAGGCGGCATCGGCTCACGATACCTTTTGGGATTTCATAGCTAATAACCAAGAATCGGCCCATATGGCAATGTGGCTGATGTCGGACCGTGCTATTCCACGTAGCTTCAGAATGATGGAAGGGTTTGGGGTGCATACTTTCAGGTTGATTAATGAGCAAGGAAAAGCCCATTTTGTTAAATTTCACTGGAAACCGGTGCTCGGTGTACACTCTTTGGTGTGGGACGAAGCTCAGAAAATATCAGGTGTGGACCCTGACTTTCATCGCCGTGATTTATGGGAATCGATTGAAGCTGGCAACTTTCCGGAATACGAATTGGGCATTCAGCTTCTAAGTGAAGAAGATGAATTTAAGTTTGATTTTGACGTGCTGGATCCTACAAAGCTATGGCCAGAGGAAGATGTACCTGTACAGATTGTTGGGAAAATGACCTTGAACCGCAACGTGGATAATGTCTTCGCCGAAACGGAGCAGGTAGCTTTCCACCCTGGACATGTGGTGCCAGGCATCGATTTCACCAATGATCCACTGCTTCAGGGCAGATTGTTCTCTTATACGGATACTCAGCTGATTCGGCTTGGCGGTCCGAACTTCCATGAGCTGCCGATCAATAGACCGGTATGTCCTTTCCACAACAATCAGCGTGACGGGTATGGACGGCAGACGATTAATCAGGGTTCAGTGAGCTATCATAATAATTCGCTTGCTAACAATACGCCTGCACCTGCAACAGAGGCTGAAGGTGGTTATGTACATTATCAGGAGAAGGTTGAGGGCCGTAAGGTGCGTAGCCGGAGCAAAAGCTTTGAAGACCATTTTTCACAAGCTAAGCTGTTCTGGAACAGCATGAGTGCTCCAGAAAAAACGCATATTATTGAAGCCTATTCATTCGAGCTCGGGAAGGTAAAGAGTAAGTCTGTCCGGCAGCAGGTTGTAGATATGCTCGCGAACGTTACGTTAGAGCTTGCTGTGCCTGTAGCAGAAGCTATTGGGGCGACGCCTCCGATAACAGGCGGTTCCGAGGTGGCTCAAATCTCCCCGGCACTAAGTCAGGCAAATACGAAGAAGCACCCAAACACACGTAAAATAGGTGTGATTATAGGCGGCAGATTTGATGAAGACTTGGTGATGCCTGTTCTGGATACGCTTATGAGAGCCGGGATCCAGCCGGAGATAATCAGTGATAAGCTTGGATTTATTAAAGGCTCGAAGGGGACAGAGCTTGAAGTCATTCATACCTTATCCACGACAGATTCGGTGCTCTTTGATGCAATTTATGCAGCTGGTGGAAATTCGGAACATAAGAAATTCCATAAAGATACAGCGCAATTCCTGAACCAAGCCTATTCTCACTTTAAGCCCATCGCGGTGACTACTGAAAATGCTAAACTACTTGAAACGGCCCAGCATAGAAGCAGTCCGGGTGTAATCATTGGAGATGGCGGAGAGGTTTTCGCTGCCAGCCTTGTCGCGGCAATTACTGCCCATCGTTTTTGGGAACGTATGAATGAATAA
- a CDS encoding glycosyl hydrolase family 8 — MRKVIIAALAIFAGVIGLTACEKTAAPNPTNSVHNNSPAPADSDNDTTVTQTQEVANLEQFITSKLTGEYGVYTNIIETDQSAEAASGHEVLSESASLQMLAAVRSGQQERFAEQWQLAKQTFDMNSGFSYRYSPKQQKLYPLNAAVDDLRIIRALYEAGEKFSDTQYTAEADKYGERFYDYNVKNEKLYDFYDMEYSSTNTFVTLCYINLGTLRKLSIPSQFSKKLTNDMNVILENGYLSDEFPFYETRFNYETGKYSSENINTVESLLSILALTEVEQEKSTSIDFIKQQVEAGTLYGQYSREGKPLNDIRSTAIYAITAMIGAEIGDESLYHKSIERMNEFRVTDVGSPLYGGFGDVASGQAYSFDNLMALLAYVY; from the coding sequence TTGAGGAAAGTAATCATTGCTGCACTAGCGATATTTGCAGGCGTTATCGGGTTAACGGCATGCGAAAAAACGGCAGCACCAAATCCGACTAATAGTGTTCATAACAATTCTCCAGCTCCAGCAGATTCAGACAATGATACTACGGTAACCCAGACCCAGGAAGTAGCTAACTTAGAGCAGTTCATTACCTCGAAGCTCACAGGCGAGTACGGTGTATATACTAATATTATTGAAACAGATCAGTCGGCGGAAGCGGCGAGTGGACACGAGGTTCTAAGTGAATCGGCATCTCTCCAGATGCTGGCAGCTGTGCGTAGCGGCCAACAAGAGAGATTTGCGGAACAATGGCAACTAGCTAAGCAAACCTTTGATATGAACAGCGGTTTCAGCTACCGTTACAGTCCCAAACAGCAGAAGCTATACCCCTTGAATGCTGCCGTAGATGATTTGCGCATAATTCGAGCTCTTTATGAGGCGGGCGAAAAGTTTAGTGATACGCAATATACAGCTGAAGCGGATAAATATGGCGAAAGATTTTACGATTATAATGTAAAAAATGAGAAGCTTTATGATTTCTACGATATGGAATATTCTTCAACAAACACATTCGTCACTTTGTGTTATATTAATTTGGGCACTTTGCGAAAATTGTCGATTCCTAGCCAATTTAGCAAGAAGCTGACGAATGATATGAACGTAATATTGGAAAACGGATATTTATCGGATGAATTCCCCTTTTATGAGACACGGTTTAATTATGAGACCGGAAAATATAGTTCAGAAAACATCAATACAGTAGAGTCGCTTTTATCCATTCTAGCCTTAACAGAGGTAGAACAGGAGAAATCCACCAGCATTGATTTTATCAAGCAACAGGTCGAAGCTGGAACGTTGTATGGGCAATATTCGAGAGAAGGTAAGCCGCTGAATGATATCCGTTCTACAGCCATTTATGCCATAACAGCTATGATTGGCGCAGAAATCGGCGATGAATCGCTCTACCATAAAAGTATTGAAAGAATGAACGAGTTCAGAGTAACAGATGTGGGTAGCCCATTATACGGAGGATTCGGCGATGTGGCTAGCGGCCAAGCCTACTCTTTTGACAACTTGATGGCACTATTGGCCTATGTCTATTAA